The DNA region TAGCAAAGCAGGGGATAGTAATGTACCGACAAGTAGCCAAGCAATCCGAGCTCAAGAGATTATGAGCCCAGTGCCACCGGCCCGTCGCTGGGCGTCCTCCCCATACCCAATTGCAACATCAAGCCTCCATACAGAACCTAGGGTTGGTGAAATCAGGAAATCAGGAGCTATGAAAAGGGGATTGAAAACCCAGGCAATGGGGATAATAAAACGTGAAGAAAGGAACTTTTTTTTTTACCTCATATCCGGTTTTTCCTCCGGCATTGAGCCTACCGGAGCCCGGCGCCGTCGTCATGCTCTTGCTGCGTGCATTCTATTCTGGTGAGAGGGAGGAAGCTTCATGGGAGGTAGGAGGCGGGGAGAAATTTCGATATTTGATACTGGAGGGAGCCATAGGGAAGAGGACTGCGGGCTGATTTCAAAAAATTTAAAGGGGCTTTTTGCAAAATTGTTTAAAGGTTGGTATGCACGGAGGCGCTGCGCAGACGTGAATCACAATCACTCCCTTGCGAGCAGTCGGCAGCTGTCATTGCCTAGAGCATCCCTGAAGCTCGCCATCGAGGCCACCGACCCTGAGCAACGAGAACTCAAGTACACCAAGGAATAAAGCGAGAGGTTTCAGCAGATAAATCATTGCTGCCCGTGATTGCGTGGATGTGGTGGTGCTGACGCTACTTGGTCGCAGTATACGTGAGGGCGTACGTGGTCCACTCCCTCAGGGTGTACTAGATGTGGAGCTAGAGTTTTGCAGCAATACACAAGTGAAAAGCTCAAGTGAAGGATACTTCAAGCCTCAGCTCTGACAGTTACAATGATATATCCAGCAGATCTGACCCTCATTTCTACATTTTCTGGGCACAAAAGTGACCCGTTTCATCTGACGACAACAATAATGCATATAGACTTTCTGCAACTTGCAGGATAGCTAAAACTTTTGGATTGTTTACTTTGGCAAACAACAATCGCATATGAAGTAATAAACAAAGGCGTGCAGCACACCCAGATTTTCAATTTTGGCATGATCCAATCtgtagctgctgctgctgctactgctgctgctgagatGTACTTCGCTATCAGAGTGCTAATATATGTGTGGTAGACAAGTACTCCGTCTTGCGAAAACATACATCTATCCAAATTGAACTGATATGGTTTCTATGGAGTACCACATAAATGAGAACTAACCATGTACCTGCTCCTTGCTCCATTAGAATTTAGCAGCAATGATCCGGTGACAGGTTTCAGTGTTCGACAGAGCTGATTTCAGAGTCTGTATGCCTGCCTAAAGCAAACCTAACCTAAGGTTATACCACCCTCAACCAAAAGCTTCTCCAGGACCTTGGGGTCACCCTTCGAGTATACGATTTCAAGCATCTCAATGTGCTGACATGCAAACGATCCTTCGTTCAGCCCAGCGATGATGGTTTCAGATGTATAATTACACTACAGCACGGCAAACATACAAATTTTACCTTCATGGAACATGCAGAAAACCTTTGTCAAAGGATGAATAAACATGTGGAGAGAAGCATGTACCTGCTTAAGTTTCAGAGTTAGCTTCACAAGATTAGGACAGTTCCGAAGGAAGACTTTAAGTGCATAGTAATCTTCAGCCAGGCACCATTCACCAAGAGTCAGGGCTGTAAGATTGTTGAATTTCGGGCACCATTGCAAACTTTTTTCCATCTTCAGCTGCACAAGGTCCAAAGAGTTAGGATGTGACAAAGAATGCATGCCATACTCATGAAAATTATTTCCTGATCCAGCACAAAGTACAAACTGTTCCGAGAAGAAGCTAAAATTATGTAGAAGAAGGATTGAATAGTTATCTGAGCCAATAATCTAGAGCATATATAGATAGAATGGTGGAAAGACAATAGGAATAGGAGATGCATCTGCTCACTTGTGATCTAATTCTAAGCACTAGGACTGGGGCTTCCAAGAATAATTTATGCTCATGTTGTTTGCATGGTGCCTTCAGTTTGCATTTATATGCAGTAACGAGAAATAACTTAAAATAATCACTATGCTATAGGACAAGATGTATTTTCACCCCTTGCCACCTACATATACAATAGAAAAAGTAGGTGTAGCTGAACGTGAAATTCCTTAATTGCATTCCTGTTTCAAATTACCAATTAAAGGGATGTTTGTTCCCTGGGGCTTATTTTAAGCCCTGTCACATCGAATGTTTCAATACCAATTAGAAAGACTAAACATAAGCTAATTATCAAACTAACTGCATAAGCCTAGGGCTTATTActgagacgaatctattaaactaattaatccatgattagcacatgtttactgtagcatcacatggGCTAATCACAAACTAATtgggtttaatagattcgtctcgcgaataagCCTAGGggttaaggaatttattttgtcATTAGTCTATAtattaatacttctaattagtaaccaaacatccgatgtgacggGGCTTAAAATAAGCCCCAGGGGAACCAAACACCCTCATAAGATTTTGTTGCATAGAATATTTAGTGAGTCAGATTACAAAAAATACACTATATTATTTTGGAACCTGCTGAGAGCATCGACCATCCTCTAGGGACATACAGCTTCGCATCAGAATACATTATCAAACACGTAGATTTGCGCTTACAAAACAAAGATTTGACTTATAGATATTTGTACGGATGTGTTTTTGTCAAATCAAGAATCGTACCATTCCTGCATAGTCGAAGTCCAAATTTGTGACTCCAGATAGGCTCCTGAGAAACTGACAGATATCATCAACCTGAGTACCTCCTGAACTAACTGAAACTGATGCTGTCACTAGTGATCCCATGTTCTTTAGCGAAGGTATTCTGCCAGAAGCAGAGAAGGCAAGATAACTGAGGCTTGGAATAGAAATAGAGGGCTGTTCACCAAATGTGAAGTTGGAGTAATCATCAACGGTGAAAACCTTTAGTGTCTGGGAGGAAATCTCAACATCGTCAATGGCACAGTCATTTAAGAGCAGACGTTCTAATGCTGTGCATCCAGTCTGGAGGTTCCTAAAGAAACCATCGAACAACATAACGCAGGAAAGTTGAAGGCTTGTCAAGAAGCATTTTGAAGCAAACACTGCAGGATCGAGATGCAATCTGTCGTCCCATATCTTAACCTTGACAGACCGAGCATTGCTCCGTAAAGCATGGTGGATCCACAGGTTAGCATCATCCGAGTCCGCATCAGGGTCCTCTGACTCTTCATGATCAGGCATGAAGTAGAAAAGCCGGAACTCGTCCAAGGCAACAGGGTTACGGAGCACCAAGAAGGCGTTGGTAAACTTCTTGAACAGCACGTTGCGCTCCTCCTCGCTGTCAGCCATGCCGTCGAACTCATGGCGCGAGGCGTTGATGCGAGGCACGGAGCGCCAGAGGTGGCGCCACCGCCGTGACAGCAGACACGTCTGCACGAGCTGGCGTGCGTCCAGGAAGGAGATTGCGCGGCTGAGAACGTGGCTGGGGAGGGCGTTAATCCTGCACGCCGCGCTGGCAACGTTCTTCGAGACCACCAGCCCGTCGGCCGGAGCCTCTGCCATGGAGTCAGTTCGAAGGGATATTTCGTCGAACAGGTGGTGCTCACACAATCTGCAGCATTGAGAAATGGCGAATTGAAAAGCCATGAATCCGTAGATCAGAGGGGGCATGGAGATGCGCAAGGGAAGAATAGTCTGGTAGAGATTCTCGGATAGAGATGGTAGCAATCGAATCGAATCGAAGAGGAGGTGGAAGGAAGAGGGAGCAAACCTGCTTCGTGCCTGGCTGCCTGCTGCCCTGCTGGCAGACAGCCGGCGCCGGGTTTACTTTACCTGCctcccttttttttcttttccttcgaGGGCTACTTTACTTGCCTCCTTGTTAAGGCATAAGCCACCTGTTTTATCTATGGCTAAAGAATTGCACATTATTGTAAGCGGAACGTTTCGTTATGCGGTTTATCATTTCTAGATATTTAGTTTGATGAATAGAATAATCCTTTTAATGtatattttatttcacgatttCAATACTAAACATAGCATTTAACTATTGCATAATATTTAATATTAAGATTAAATGTGCCGCATGAATTATTTCACCACTAGCAATTGTAACTAAATTAGTTACTAACACACTCTGCCCACACGGCGTCAATATATGTCATGATGAAACGAATCATTTTAAGTTCCATTCATTTTCAAAGTTTTTATATCTGCATACATCGATTTTCATTCCGATGCAATCCATATCTTTTCTCCCCTTGTAAATTTTATCAAGTTATTATTTTTGTCGACGTGGCATGTCGTttaataaaaataaaattcacAAAACTTGCTTTAAGAATAGTCCTAAAGTTTATCCATAAAATCTTTTATATTGGTTTTTAGAGTTTTCAACTAAGATGGTATAAAGCTGTAGTTTGTAGTACTTGAATTGCAGGCATCATTTGTGAGTCAATTACAACAAAGACTGAAAATCAAAGGTTTGTTTTGCAGAGCATGCTGACGTAAAAATAGTCACATTTCTAAAACAATAACCGATTAGCTGTAGGTACCTGCTGTTTGTAAAACCATAGCATAGTATAATACTTTGTTGCAATCACCCCGCTAAAACTTTTCGTTATCTTACTCTTGAAACAATATTTACTACGATATGCTAAATGGACTTAAGtactatttttttttcttaaaaatcTTGTACATATTTTTTTTGAAATGAACAACTGCCTGTTATATTAGTTAGAAAGAATAGCTGGACAGATAAAAGTAGAAACTCAACCTATAGAAATATGGACAAAATGTAAAGTAAGAATTACTCAAAACTGAAGTGCTGAATGAGCGTACCGAGGCGCTTAACTCCGATGGCGGCCCACATGAAGGCCTCGCCTCCTCTTTGGTTTTGCTCTGAAACTTGAATAGCAGCAACTCATTATGCTCCAAATCCTGTACTCGTTTAAACCAAAACCTATCACTACTTTCAATACCAAATACGTATTATTTGATTCATCCTGAGATATCACTACTCTAGCgcccatcaccgccggttcacGCCGGTTCAAAATGACCATCACGGCTGGTTTTGGTGGGTGTTAGATTTAAGTGGGCGGTAAGAGGGAGTCATCACCGCCAGTTTGTGTGTTGAACCGGTGGTGATGGTGTCCCCAACACCGCTGGCACGAACCGGCGGTGATGTCATTTTTTCTGTTAAAAAAATATTCACATATTAATATTACACCATTTTCACAGCATATATAATTATAACAACAAAATTCAAAGCAAAGAGTCCATAcatcaaaaataaaataaagagTCCACACATGAGTCCATACATTGAAACTAAAACAAAGAGTCCATACGCtaaatatattataattttttataaGAACAATATCAGTTATGCATTACACCTATGTTGTACTCAACTTCTGGATTCACAACTAGTCCACAAAACATCCGGCTAGTTGCGTTTGAATTGCTATTAGCGTGAATAAGAGCAATTCAGAAGTACATGTGTTAGATAAATAGGTATTTTTGGGTACATTTTAATTCCAAAATTACACATATAATTTATTAATAATTTCATAACTATGATGAGTGAAACAAGACATGTGCACTTGTTTAAATTTAACATAAATTTAATCAAATAAAGGAGTATCAGACTATACCCCGAGGTGGGTCCAATGCTGGAGGCACCGGGTGCACCGTTACCAGCTAGAGCAGACATGCTCGACTGGCCTGCTTGAAGTAGTCGAACGAACTTGATGCAGTGCATATTTCGAGTTGTTTGAGGTAGTCGATCGAAGAGCCGAGTGGTTGTAGAGTTGAGGAAGTAGTCACACAGTTGTTGAAATAGTCGTACGAGTTGTTTGAAGTAGTCGATCGAagagttgttgaagtagtcgtaCGAGTTGTTTAAAGTAGTCGATTGTACTTTAGAAAGTAGTCGATCGAACTACAGAAAGTAGTCGATTGAGGCACCGAGTTATCGTATTGTTGAGGAAGTAGTCgtacgagttgttgaagtaTGGGCGGCGAAGTTGACAGATGGAGTCGGTTCGCATGTACTGATGGTGAATAGTATGCCGGTGAAGACGTCACGGTTCCGGGCGAGTAGCCTTGTGAAGTCGCTCCCCAAAAATCTGATTGCCCCGCTATCCtgtgcaggaccttcagcggGCAATGGTTCCGGAGGCACCTACTCTCGCTGAAGATGTGCCCGCAACACTGGCGATGGGAATGCAGGAAAGCAATAGAGGGAGGAAGAGAGTTGTGTTCGCGCATTTGAAAGAGGAGAAGACACCGGGTGA from Panicum hallii strain FIL2 chromosome 9, PHallii_v3.1, whole genome shotgun sequence includes:
- the LOC112876374 gene encoding F-box/LRR-repeat protein At3g59200-like isoform X2, translated to MAEAPADGLVVSKNVASAACRINALPSHVLSRAISFLDARQLVQTCLLSRRWRHLWRSVPRINASRHEFDGMADSEEERNVLFKKFTNAFLVLRNPVALDEFRLFYFMPDHEESEDPDADSDDANLWIHHALRSNARSVKVKIWDDRLHLDPAVFASKCFLTSLQLSCVMLFDGFFRNLQTGCTALERLLLNDCAIDDVEISSQTLKVFTVDDYSNFTFGEQPSISIPSLSYLAFSASGRIPSLKNMGSLVTASVSVSSGGTQVDDICQFLRSLSGVTNLDFDYAGMLKMEKSLQWCPKFNNLTALTLGEWCLAEDYYALKVFLRNCPNLVKLTLKLKQCNYTSETIIAGLNEGSFACQHIEMLEIVYSKGDPKVLEKLLVEGGITLG
- the LOC112876374 gene encoding F-box/LRR-repeat protein At3g59200-like isoform X1 → MPPLIYGFMAFQFAISQCCRLCEHHLFDEISLRTDSMAEAPADGLVVSKNVASAACRINALPSHVLSRAISFLDARQLVQTCLLSRRWRHLWRSVPRINASRHEFDGMADSEEERNVLFKKFTNAFLVLRNPVALDEFRLFYFMPDHEESEDPDADSDDANLWIHHALRSNARSVKVKIWDDRLHLDPAVFASKCFLTSLQLSCVMLFDGFFRNLQTGCTALERLLLNDCAIDDVEISSQTLKVFTVDDYSNFTFGEQPSISIPSLSYLAFSASGRIPSLKNMGSLVTASVSVSSGGTQVDDICQFLRSLSGVTNLDFDYAGMLKMEKSLQWCPKFNNLTALTLGEWCLAEDYYALKVFLRNCPNLVKLTLKLKQCNYTSETIIAGLNEGSFACQHIEMLEIVYSKGDPKVLEKLLVEGGITLG